attttggagaaatgttttttaaaatgatataaaagtaataatcaacattttaaaattgttttattgatatattCAACAATAATATCACGTATATgagtaaaaaaatatgaattttataagtatacattaattattaaacaacattaaatattattcgacaataatattataacatatggtaataatatttccaccttgaagatatatttaatattaaaattataatatatttaattcaaatatattgaatgatataaaataaatgatgatacacTTATTGCAtcttgatttataattttttatttatttttaacaaccaattaaatgaaatttaaaaataaaataattaaaaataatttattttttccatagatatttatatctatatttattaaaattaaattataaaaacaataatatataaatccTAGTGTCAGATTctttcttagattttttttttaatctttttagtttatttcttagaattttttttactattttcgttttttcttcccattattttattttaagaaagttccccccctcccccctattttttatttattttatttttacgttAAAGGtataaaacagaaaaatagaaaaaataaaaacaaatgaggTGGGGTGGgttaaagaaggaaagaaataagggGCAATGCGAAACATGTTGAGTGTGACAGTGGGCTTGACTGGTGATGGTTGCTGACAAGGAGGTATGGAGGGGTAATTTcgaaaatacaaatataaatagtaTATAGTGTATGAaacacataatatttttttcattactaGGCAAATCTCATATTTCATTTATATAGGTTTCCAAAATCATATATTTCCCATATAACAGCCtataaacacaactttcccttgATTTAGGGAATAACCCTTTTCACGTTGTAATTATGACTTGTAGTCTTATCTTATTTAATGCTAGCTAGACATGCTACATTAAATTTGCTAATGGGAGGAGGTTGTGCCTAACCAGCCTTTGATCACCAACTAACCCTCCTAAACGCTATGCTTAGAGGAAGGACGTATGACCCTCTTAGTAGGTCATGCACATAGGTGGGTTTGTCCGATGTCCAAGTCTTTCCATGTCATAGGGGCACCACTTGTTAAGCCAATCCAGTCCTAAAAAATTACCAGCTGTCCATATCATAGGGGCACCACTTGAATATTTGAAGATCGTAGTTTGTCCATATCTCATTTGCTTTCCTAGAAGGTAGCCACCAAACACCCGAGCTTAAGCATCTGGAGACAAAAGACTCTAAAAACTAGAGTTTCAGCTACCGAAGGAAATGATGTAAAATTGGTTATATAGGAGTTTTTAGTGCATTAGGTTGTTTTGGTTTAAGTTAGTAATTTTATTCCATTAATCCTGATTGAGgactttttgtattttttttgtgaCCTTCACTCCATTACACACACATAAGAAGTATAGAAAGGTTCATAAAAGCTATTGACTTTAAACAAACGGCATAACAGACTTTAGGGTATTTAAGTTGAGTGTTTTTAAGATAACTGTTTTAGAAATTCTTGATTGAGCGCAAAAACGCTCCTTGAGATCGCTCATCATTGTGCATGAGCATTGACAAGGGGCACTTAAGCAGTAGAAGCACTCAAGCACACTTATTCAACACTCAAacatttgggtttgggttttccaaaaattaagtCCTAGACATGAGATTTGGCCGTATAGGTTCTAGGACATAAGTCTTAGAGTAATTTCCACTAGGTAAATTTGTGTACCAATTTTCCAAGTAGTGGATTATAGCTTTATGATCTCTAACCACATACTTTTTACATACACAAAGTGTCTGAGAAACTTCATCCCTGTGTGTGGTTGTCCAGGTAAATCATGCATCCCTGTTGTGGTTGAAGTTTTGGATAggttttttaacttattaaaagaattataaaaaacaaaacttggTAAACTTTGGGCtataataaaacttattttctatgTCTAACTGAAACCAGTAATTAGGATACGAGGGAAATGGATTCATGCCCCTAAATCTGAATAGGCCAGAAAAGGAGtaaaataatgaatatcaaGCTAACACTCTTATTTACCAgaataaattatgaattaatTACTTCCAAAAAGAGCTAGTTTGCAATGTATAGTCAACTATAATAGGCCAAGATTGTGCGGTGAGAATCAAATTCTTGCTCCAATTAAGGTCATCAAGAAGTCCTTGTAGCCCCCTGATGTTTTGCGTACCACTGCATCATCAAGACTTACCTTGTTCATGTTGAAATACTCTTCTTTGATCTTCATCATGTCAATTTCCACTCGAGCCAAAATGGCTCTTGCTAATGAATGAACATCTGTCCGATGACCACTGAGGGAAGCTCTTATAACCTGGTGATGGTtcaaacaaaggaaaaagaaatttcatgaGAAGCTTATAGTTTAATATTATCTCTGACAAATACGAAGAAAATCTTTTGATGGAAGCagtttaagaaaaatgactttcaTTCAGAAGATGAAGTTCTGTACCAACCAGAACCTTTTTATAAGTTTCAAAATCATGCTCCTGTTTAATAACTTCAAGCAAGTTTACCGCCAATCGTCCTTAAGATTACTCCAAAAAGCATCCTATCACTCTATTTGGAtggtgagaaatttttttaatcatcatGACACACAATTTGAGACCATAAGAAACACTAAGCATAAGTTGTGTAATACCAAGTCAGGGtaagcttaaaaaaatttattttctttatttatatatttccaTCACCTCGGCAGAGTGTTTCTCGGGAGCATCAATGCATAAAATTACCACCCGCAATAGAGATCCCAAATCATCACTCCCTGAGCTCATAATAGCCTGTCAAGAAGGTATATATGTGTCAACTTTCAGTAAAAGAAAATGGCTAGAATAGATTTGTTAACTAACCATATATAAAAACTGAACCTGGTAGATAGGAACTTGGTAGTTTTGTTTATAATGCTTAAAAGTTGCTCTGAGCTGGAAGAAATTCCTGGTGCTGAGTATCCACATAACTTCATCACGATCCAATTGCTTCTTTTCAATGGCTTCATGTAGCTTAGCAGCCTCAGATTTTGCAACATTCAAATCCACCAATTCTCTATCATACCTGTAGGAGCTCACCAAGCCCAGTAGAAGCTGTGCATGACCCACATTACAAGTCATTCATAGAAATGCAAATGGTGTGCATAAAGCATAAGTTTAAACCCTAAAACTGaaacatattttcttaattattaataggacaaaataaagaaatgacaATGATATCACAAATCCATATATATTTTGACTTGTATATCTAAGAGAGTGTACCACCTTTTGGAGAGACGATGAAACTTTGGATGTGATGGCTTCTTCAAGGGAACAATCAAATAAAGAGCAGTAGGCCTGCCTTACTGCCATTAGATGGTTAGGAGATGATGCGCATGCTATCTCGACAATGACTTGCAGTTGAGTGATGCCCGCCTTCCCCTTCTTCAAGGTCTTCTCTACCAACTTGGCATCCCTTTCAGGCGGTTCTTCCATCCAATAGGACATTGCTTTCTATTATGAAACATTTAATACCTATTATGGTCCATATGCATGGGGTTTCACATGGGGAAGACTAGCTTCTGcgaattaaatattttaggctCATAATCATCATTAGATGATGCCAATGTAGTTATGCATGAAGGGGACAATCTTTTACCAGAAACACTCTCCTATACTCAACTAGGGATTGAACCCTAATCTgcctttaaagaaaaataatgaaggcATAGAAAGATGCAAAATGGTATGGGATTTAAGGTCAGGCTGTATAGAACACCATTCCTTCCTTCAATTTTTGACAGGAATAAAGGACTGCCActttcagagagagagagagagaactcaATTTCTGCGAAGCTAACTAGCCCAATGCCCTTTATATCTATGATAATATATATCAACTGTCATCAACAAATTAGCATGTGCTTCACAATATGAtacataaaacatcaaaatcttcatcttaAACAGCCTTGTTTAGTATCCTTgcagaacatttttttttttgtctaaaaattaggaatatttagaagatatatatatttagctGTAAATATCTCTTTATTATCTAGTTGTTAGGAAAATATCCGTATGCTTATTTCTAGGAGTTAGTTTCAATTGTACCAAAAATAGTGGGACTAATTAGCTTATAAAGGCCCGATTGTACTCTTATTATTATGtatgaatgaaatatatatttcattaaacAACTTGTAGTGTTTTAGCTTGTATTTCTCTTATTGTTAATTTTCATGGTATGAGAGCCTTTGAAGCTAACAATTAGTTAAGGAAAACAATCGATGACAGGAGCAAGCAATGACGATGACTCTTAGCCAACCTCTAAAATTATTCCCACTGCCTTTCTGACAATCTGACCTTGCAAATCATGACACATAAATTGAacagaaatttttttctttaatggttGTGATCCGTTCAAATAGTAATTTGTGGTAAAGGAAAGATTGGCTACCTTGATGGTACCATGTCCCAGCCAAAGAGTGACGGTCCCTTATTCTCCAATTGGGATGCTCAAAACTCAATGGTTATAGCTTGGTTAATACACTCAATGGAAGACAGGATTGGAGACACATACCTATTTTATCCGACCACCAAAGGAATCTAGGATGCTATAAATTTGGCATACTTAGACCCTGAATATTCGTCTCAAATGCTTGAGCTACGAAACAAAGCCTGTGACCTACAATAGGGTGAGATAGACGTGACTTAATATTTCAATTCCTTGACCAAATTGTGACAGGAATTAGATTTCTTCAACAATTGCTAGTGGCGTGACCCTAAAAATGTGGTGATGTATtggaagatgaaaaagaaagacTGAGTCTACAATTTCCTTGGTAGTCTTAACAAGAATCTCGATGGACTGAAGTGAGACTTGCTGGAATGAAACCATTTCCGTCCATTGAAGAAGCCTTTGCAACAGTTCAACATGAAGAAACTCGCAAATGTGTTATACTAGGAAATTCATCAGCTCATATCATGGAAAATTCTACTCTTGTTGTTTGTCGATCAAACACCCAAAAGAATGGATAGTTGTGGTGTGATCATTGTCAAAAACCACATCATACTAGAGATAATTGCTGAGAAATCCATGGTAAACAAGTTGATTAGGTACCAAGGAGTGCAAGAGGACGATGTGACACAAAAGGTCTCCATATAAGTCAAGAGCTAGAAACGTCAAAAGACACATGCACTTGATGTCACTCTCACCAAAGAACAAATGGAGTATctcaacaaaataatatatggaAATCAGATATCTAGTACCTTACTAATGGTGTAAAAAGGTTTCCCCCTGACTACTTTCAGTGGTTTGACTAGGAAAAGTGAACTATGGATCATAAACTCTGGGGCTACAGATCACATGATGGGTTGTGAGAAATTATTCTCATCTTATACTCCATGCTCCAGGAATCAGAGAGTCAAATTTGCAAGTCCTATGATCTCACTTAAGGAAGTTCTTCATGTGTCAATTTTGTCTtacaatttaatttctattagtAAAATTACTAAAGAGTtgaattgtttgataaaattttctcCTACCAATTGTGTTGTTTTTGATGACCGAATCTTGGGAAGGACGGTTGGCAATGCTAAGGAGTTTAACGGATTATACCACTTTGAGAAGAATTTTTTGGTGAATGGTCAAGCTCATAATGCGGTGTGcaatctctctttctctcttgtGAAGTTCAAATAATGTTTTTCCATCGTGGCCTAGGACATCCAAGTTTCTTGTATTTAATACATCTTTTTccattattgtttaaaaataatgacTCGTTTCAATTCGAAGTTTGCCAATTAGCAAAATACAAGCatgtttcctatttttctcatttatatcGTGCTTCAAAACCTTTTGCATTGATTCATAACAATATTTGGGGGTCCCCCTCGTTCTGAGAGTCTTACTAACAAATGTTGGTTTATTACATTTATTGATGACCATACTCGATTGTGTTGGGTTTATCTTTTGAAagataaatttgaaacaaaaaaaataaaaataaaaaagtctttaaaaacttccatagtttggtaaaaactCAATACAACAAAGACATCAAGGTTTTTCATATtgataataatacaaaatactTTAATTCTATACTGAATGAGTTTCTTATCAAACATGACATAATTCATCAAAGTTCTTATATCAACACTTCACAACAAAATGggattttagaaagaaaaaattgtcatTTGTTAGAAGTTGCTAGGTCGTTATTGTTTCAATGTGATGTTCCAAAATATCTTTAGGGGGATGTCATTCTTATTGCatgttatttaataaattgCATGTCGAGTTGTGTTTTAAATTACAAAACTCCATTAAACTATCTTCAAGAGTTCTATCCAAAGTCTTGCAT
This DNA window, taken from Vitis riparia cultivar Riparia Gloire de Montpellier isolate 1030 chromosome 13, EGFV_Vit.rip_1.0, whole genome shotgun sequence, encodes the following:
- the LOC117929317 gene encoding annexin D3-like, giving the protein MATLRLPDVVPSPTQDSERLRVALQGWGVDQEVIIWILGHRKAVQRKKIKETYQQLFKESIIHCLQSALSGVLGKAMSYWMEEPPERDAKLVEKTLKKGKAGITQLQVIVEIACASSPNHLMAVRQAYCSLFDCSLEEAITSKVSSSLQKLLLGLVSSYRYDRELVDLNVAKSEAAKLHEAIEKKQLDRDEVMWILSTRNFFQLRATFKHYKQNYQVPIYQAIMSSGSDDLGSLLRVVILCIDAPEKHSAEVIRASLSGHRTDVHSLARAILARVEIDMMKIKEEYFNMNKVSLDDAVVRKTSGGYKDFLMTLIGARI